From Sporosarcina sp. Te-1, the proteins below share one genomic window:
- the gmk gene encoding guanylate kinase translates to MYKQRGLLIVLSGPSGVGKGTVRKELFSQPDTNYEYSISMTTRSPREGEQDGVDYFFKSRQEFERLIEEGRLLEYAEYVGNYYGTPLDYVNETLDAGRDVFLEIEVVGAAQVREKVPDGLFIFLAPPSLSELEDRLVGRGTEEADVIASRVLKAREELEMMNLYDYVVENDEVSKACDRINAIVMAEHCRRERVEKRYLLMLEGE, encoded by the coding sequence ATGTACAAACAACGTGGCTTGTTGATCGTTCTTTCTGGCCCTTCCGGCGTTGGCAAAGGGACGGTGCGTAAAGAACTGTTTTCACAACCGGATACAAATTACGAATACTCGATTTCCATGACAACGAGAAGTCCTCGGGAAGGGGAACAGGATGGAGTCGATTATTTTTTCAAGTCCCGTCAGGAGTTTGAACGATTGATCGAGGAGGGAAGGCTGCTGGAGTACGCCGAGTATGTCGGCAATTATTATGGCACCCCGCTCGACTACGTGAATGAAACACTTGATGCGGGCAGAGATGTGTTTTTAGAGATTGAAGTTGTCGGCGCCGCGCAAGTGCGGGAGAAAGTGCCGGATGGCTTGTTCATCTTTTTAGCGCCCCCCAGCTTGTCTGAGCTGGAAGACCGCTTGGTCGGAAGAGGTACCGAAGAAGCAGACGTTATTGCGAGCCGTGTGTTGAAAGCGCGAGAAGAGCTTGAAATGATGAATTTGTATGATTATGTTGTAGAAAACGACGAAGTTTCCAAGGCTTGCGACCGGATCAATGCGATTGTCATGGCTGAGCATTGCCGCCGGGAACGTGTTGAAAAAAGATATTTACTCATGTTGGAAGGGGAATAA
- the rpoZ gene encoding DNA-directed RNA polymerase subunit omega has product MLYPSVDSLKEKIDSKYTLVTLAAKRAREMQETREVLLGSYRSQKNVGKALEEVAAGVLSTQAQDDSIVYEDEV; this is encoded by the coding sequence ATGTTATATCCATCAGTTGATTCATTGAAAGAGAAAATAGACTCTAAATATACGCTCGTTACACTTGCAGCAAAGCGTGCAAGAGAGATGCAAGAAACAAGAGAAGTGCTTCTCGGCTCCTATCGGTCCCAGAAAAATGTTGGCAAGGCCCTTGAGGAAGTGGCTGCTGGTGTCCTTTCCACTCAGGCACAGGATGATTCCATCGTATACGAAGACGAAGTCTAA